Within the Anguilla rostrata isolate EN2019 chromosome 6, ASM1855537v3, whole genome shotgun sequence genome, the region AAAAGTATCATATCCTAGCAACAAGAATGCCACTTGCTGTGACACAAAGAAGGAGAAATCAATTGAGAAACATACCCACATCCCGACCTGGAGACAAAAAGCATCTGCTTCCCATCACGACGGACTTGTGGTGTTGCAGCGCGTGGAACAAAAGACTGAGCCCTGGCTTCTTTCAGAAGCCTGTATGCTGGAGAAGGCTTCGCCACACCGCATGTGAGGTCCTCGTGTTTAAGACTGGGAGTAAGAAACTCAACATTATCAAAAAGCTTATTGTTATCTGGTAGAAGATGCTGTCTCTCTGAGTAATCTCACTAAGTAACAAAAGAACTTTAGAGTGAAAACAAGGGGGCTGTTCGATCATATGTGTTCTAGTCATTTCCAGCTGATATGCATGATGTGATCTTCAAGTTCCTCAAATAAGCATGCAGTAGTCGGTTTGAACAGACTCCAGTAATATTGACATTTTGACACCAGGATCAGGAAGGGACACCCTTAAACATGCCCCCCatgcaaagcaaataaacaaacaaagaccCCACAACTTTTTCATGACATCCAGTGAACAAACTAATTTAGGTCTGCGAGTTTGCCAGGGAGTGAGCTACCTTGTTTCTCTAAAACAGAGGTCGGCAGCGAGGGCTGTATTTGTTTCTGGTTTCTGGTTTCATGCCAACTTCCggccttaattatttaattagccacAACATTTATGCCATCTGACGTTTTAGTTACATTTCTTGACATGTGCATGAATTACAGCCAAAGTCTGTtttatgaaacatgaaaagttTTACTGTGATCTCATCTACAAGCGAACCCGTGTTGGTGTGTACAGCCAATTAGAAGTTCCAGGGTAATTGGtataaacaaaaacctgcatatacactgtccctccaggaccagaattgcTTACGCCTCTAAAAGATGACTGGACAAGGGCCtaaaccagtggttcccaaTCCTGGAACcactggtcctggagatccaccatcttgtaggttttcactccaacactaacaaagcacatctcattcaacagctagagatacTATATAATTAAGCAGCTAGTTAGTAGAattaggtgtgccaaattacagttgaaatgaaaacctacggtcggcagctctccaggaacaggtttgggaaCCGCTGGCCTAAACACTTTCGTTCGGATCACTACAGCTGTGGTAAACAATTCCCTCGCCCATATACAAGTGTCACAGTAACTTTGCTTTTCCAATCTGATGGTCTGATGAGAATTTTACATATCCAGAATGACTTCATTGTATATCTTACTGAAGCAGTCTTACTGCTGAATAAAAGCCAGATATTTGACCATGGACTTGCTTATTATGCTCATATAAATATGCATGGGATTATACATATAGTCTTCCTCAAAACCAAtgtgtaaattattttcaaGGACCATGGCACCTAGAATAAGACTCTCAGCTAGGACTCTTCAACCCCAACACAAACATTGGTTTGATTTTTGGATTTATCTAAGGAACAGAGGCTGGACCATAAACCATGACAATGAttactgaatatttttattgaattttgaaTATCTGAGAAATATATGGTCCCTCAAAACCCACCAAAAAGTATATATGGGTAGATGCATAATTTCtttctaatttatttaaaaactgcttCACCTTACAAGTATCCAAATTGTGTCAGAAAATTGAAGAAATACCAACACTGACATGAAATGGTTTTTAACTATTGGATGTTGacatgacagccaatcagcagcaatgCAGCATCCACgttttttttcactgcatgtACTTTTGTACTTTACCTGGCTGTTATCTCAACAGCAGTGAGgacataaatcatttttttaccTCAAATAATTTCTTGTGAAAGCCAATAGGGTGCAAGGTAGTAGATATTAAATCATTATCGCTGCGGGTTTATTAACCAGTCGTACTAAAACTGAAAGTAGATTGCTGGTCAACGTTAGATGATGGAAATATTTTTGGCCAACATTCCTTCGACACAACCGTTTGACATACAGCCTCTAAGAGATGTGCGGTAAGTTTCTCGTTTCAATGGAGCAGACTCCAAAGAGGCAGACTGTGGTGATTCAATTTCCAGATGAGCATTTACTGTAACAACCTGTTCACCTGCCATGATTTGTTATTCATTTCTGCCCTTTTGCAAAAACAAACGAGAACTGCACCTAAATCTAAATTAGACATGAAATGCCAGAGTAGAGAAGGAGAACAACCTTTTTGAAAAGTTTGGGAGCATTCGTTTAAGTAGGGCACAGTGCTGTCTAGTGGCTTGGCAGAGGAAGTGCAACAACAAGCCTGTTTGCAAAATAATAGTTTTCTTGACTGTTAGACTATTTTGACTCCTTACCTCTGTGAGTGAAATATCTTTTGATTTAACCTTCAAGGAAGGTCTCCTGATGTTAACACTGAGTTATagctattaaaaaatatatttagaaaacCCCTATTTATATAGTTTGCTATTGTTTTTGAGCTAATgtagtacagtatgtacacagaTATTTATTAAGACTTCCTGATTGCTTAGGTCAAATAAAGTTACAGAGTGATAGATGGCTGTACACATTGCATTGTAATGCATGGTTAATTTACATAATCTATATAATGAGTactaaaatgtgtaaaaaaataaaataaaataaacgaggTACATGCGACTCTAAACAAGGCCCCCCAATGCCTCATCCCGGACATGACTTCTCATGTAAACCAATGCCTTTTTTGAAGCTAGGGACAGGAGATGGCCTAACTGAAGTCCTATGCTGCAGCACACCGTTGTCATCCCCCATAGAAAGATAACTTTCCATTAGCTGGAGCCCTCACAGTATACAAATGCCATGCAACCAGCTTACTCCTGGCCCCTGCCCTTCACCAGTCATGATGACCAGCACTGATTTTCCGCGAAGGTCTTTGGCAAACAAAATTGCAAACATTTGGCTATGCATACAAACCTCTGTGTGTAAGGGTCCTGTAATATATCAGTATCTCCATTCTGCTGTCGGtttccccaaacaccccccactcctcccccagctgcccgcccccccagcaCTTTATTCAAACACTAATTAGAAAAAAATCGCATCTATAAATGGCCGTGAGTGATTGCTGCCTTGAACTTTGCCTGTGTGCCTCGTACACAAATAGGCAGCATCAATAggaggaggaaaataaataatttaatccaTTATCTGGTCCATGAGTTCATCAGCCGAGCCACACTAAGCGCAGATTGAACTCTTGATTGCATTTCCCCCTCCTGATGAAAAGCTCAGACACGCTCAAAGTCACACTGTCGCCCCACGTCCCCCGCAGACTACCACTCCGGGAAAACTTCTTTTCATCAACTTGGGCTAAAATGAAGTTGTAGAAAGCTGGCCAATGCTCCAGACAACCAGCAAGTTCTTACAATCATTAGAGTCCACATATATGTAATGATTTATTTTGACAAGCAAGTCAACACTACAAGGGATCTTGGTGAATGCATTTTTAGGTTAAAGAAGGTATGAACTGCACTAGTGAAATAATTTTAGTAATACAGTGCAGTAATTTTCCTGTACTGCCCCATGCTTTTGGTCAGCACACCTGAGCTTTTAGTCACATTCTAATACCAATTATTTCTACCCAGGCACATTCCAATCAGTCAGTTTTGCATGAAATGCACAGAACTGCCAATTGTCCATGTATGCAATTGTTAGACTAAagcttttcaaatattttattttaaattgttgcaTGTGAATGGCTACCCAGACACCAGTGATTTTCCCAAAGTCTGAGGCTGGTGGGAGGAGCAGTttcaaaaaagattttgaaGGAATTAGGATTGAAAATCCTATTTCATTTCTCCCATAGGCAGTTTATTCTTTGATCACGAAATCGAAGGGAACGATAACGCGACTTCTGAGGCCCATGGAGCTCATTGGGTGGAGCTAGTTTGATTTGGCCCACCTGTGGTTAATCAGCCACAGGCATTAAAAGCCTGACTTTTTGTTTGCTCATTTGGCTGAGAGTGCTATTGAATGTGGGAGGTTTGTCAGAGGTGCCTGGAGCTCTCAGCTTGGGCTCTCAactgtgaaaagaaaagttgttTGAAAAGTGGGAAATTATATAAGTTTAAAACCGAagtaaattaagaaaataagtTGAAGTATAGCCCAATATaatcactgattggccagagatcacactcacctggtgtccctgattagagggggGTGTCAAAAACCGGCAGTACTGTGGggcagatttgagtatccctgctcTACCCAGTGGGTGTGCTCATCGTGGAGCAATTGAATGAGATAATCCCAATTATATTTTGCAGTCCCACTTGAATTCTGTCTAGCCAGGTggtgaacacacacatccacacattctTTAATGTGATTGAGAATGAATTCACAGTAACAAATTTGCTGAACACATTTCAACTAAAAAGGGTTTTGCCCCATAAAGAAAGCCATGTGCTGTCTTTAAATGGAGAGTGAATAAACTCATCAGGGCATTGCAtggtttctttttctgttgctAAATGTGAATATTGTAGTGTTTTACCAGTGAAGTTGTCTAATGTCTCAAACTACTGCAAAACCACACTGAAAAACTTTCTGCCCCAACATCATTAACTACAATAcattatcaagaaaaaaaaaaatcttaccaGCACTCGGTTTCTTTAAATCCTTAATTACTGTCGAGACCAAtcaagtatttattttctagGTACACCTGCAGGAATTTTCACAAGCTGACTGAATGGCTAACTAATGTAGtaatcacagtttttttttttttatggaacacaagccaaaacaaaaaataacctCATGAAACGTAGCTCACTTGGTTCACAATGTATTTCATGCTGAAAGCTGCATTGTTCATATCCTGTCTTACATACAGAATGCCTAGTAAGAAATTTCCAATTAGCATTTAAACCccatcattaaataaaatgtcattattttggcAGGTGTTACAGACTGTATTCCTCAAATTAAAATGGGGCTTTTTGGAATAGTGGAGTCAATATGGAAGCACACTAAAAACAAGTCATTTACAGTGAaccaaatgttttgctgtttaaCTGTAGCTAAACAGCACCCTCTAGTGCCTACAAAGGATGATCAATGCCAAGCTTCAATCAATGCCTTTTTCTAACAATAACATCTCCAAATGGTGAAATTGCACCTTTTAGTATATCACAAATATATGACCTGCCACAGCCATGTGGTCCATGTACATAATACGCATTAGTCCAATACAACTCAGCTATAAAGTGGAAATGTATAGAAAACTCCACTATTGGCTGTTGTTTTCCTCTTAGTTTATCATCTGCCTGTTGTCTAGTATAACACTTTcatcaaacagaaaataatgcgTATGACTGTTTTCTATCAGGATGATTGCACAAATTACATAGACCCTTAATTAGGAGCAATCTAAAGCCTAAACAGATGGATCCTGGACTCTGGACACTCCTCTCAATCAATCTTGAACCTCATCAATCAAAGTCAATACACAGTGGCTGCTCTTAATTAAGACAAGATAATTATCAGACTGTACCGGGCTTGTTGATGTAAAAACGGTGCCAAATGCCTGAAGCTAGTAAGAGATCAGTGGGGATCAAATGAGAAGTATGAAATGGAGCAGTTCAGGATATGGTCATAATTTCAGCTCCCACAATAGCCCTGATCCCACAGACCAACAGCACGTCTCATGTCCTGCGCTGTATAGAAACAAGTGGCAGACCTTCACTACTGTAGAGTCCCCACACAATAATCATGCGATTTGATTTGCCATGAAACCTGAAAGGGGACTCATACATTTTGCTAGATGAGCATGTTTTATCAAATTTTTCAGTGGAAATTGCTGCTCAGTTAATGGCAAATTAAACCGCTGCAAATgatcccttgttttttttcatgttagaTGAGTCCAGTTATCAACTTTTCACCATGAGCAAAGCCACATATGAAAACTGCTGAGCTCAGTGTTTCACAAAAGTTACCTACAACACCTCCTTTCACCTTTTTCTACCTGTATGCACTCCTCGTTAGTATAGTGGTGAGTATCCCCGCCTGTCACGCGGGAGACCGGGGTTCGATTCCCCGACGGGGAGGCAAAGCTTTTGGTATGCACTTCCTGCACGTCAAAGCGTCTGCCGAGTAGATGTAATGAATCACTTCGACCGCATGCTTAGTTCTCATAAGACTTGCTGAAGAACATACTGTGCGGTACACATCTGAAAAGACGAAAATGAGTGAGTAGGTTATGATCAGTtttgctgtacctgtgtgcaccTCTGACAAAACCACTGAACAATACTGCTGTAATCAGTAATcaatcacacacagtaaagcattggtgatgattaaaaaaaaactatttaacatGCAACTCCTTCAAACTGCCTCAAGGAAGCAGATCCAAAGACCCTGTTTTACTGAAGGGCAGCTACTCTGCGTTTTTAAAGGAGTGCTGTACGAAGAACCCACAGTGAAATCCTTCAGGCTCTGCAATACCAGCCATGGCTGCAGATTTCTCAACCTTAACTGTATGGATGGATCTTTAAACTTAAAAATGCGCTTCCTTTCTGGAGATCATGCTTCCAGAAAGGCTTAGCATACAACACCCAATTACAGATAAGAGTCATCTAAACATGAATCTGTATTGGACATAAAGTACTTGAATGAATGCAGCACAatggattttcattttaagtgtaGTTAATCCGGTTGCCTGTGGAGGGCAGCATTGAGCAAAGCATTTCCACAGTTCATATGACTTGTAAAGACAGAGTTGACATGGTAGTAGAGGGTGTGTCATGTTAAACAGGGTAAAGaaatgaaacagttttttttttctttttttaataacctTTTGGtccaaatacataaaatatgcagtATGTACAGCAGCTGTTTTTCCATCTTGGTAATTACAATGCTTGTAAACACATTACAAAGCACCCTAGCAAAAATACTCCTACAGGTAAAAGTGTACAAGATGCAGAAAACCAAAAATCCCATGAACGTACAATACCACAATTCTTAAAATGGAGGTCTTGTGCACGCAGGCCTGTGCCTAGTGCAGACATGTTATCCATCACCCTGGTAATAACTGGACAACCACCAAGGTGACAGACTCTAGACTGGGTCTGTCACGTGATGCGTTTTTACCATCGATGAGAATATGAGTACAACTTTTCCACAGCATTGTTAAGACGGTAGTCCTCTCTAGGGGACACGGGGGCTTTCATTAAACCGCCCGATAATGCCTTTGTCACATTTAAAACACGGGTGTCAAATTTTCTAGACATCGTGATAACCATGTTCATAAGAAATCAACAAAccgaaaaacaaaagaaaaataacttttttttaaaacgccctctgattggacaggacTTGTAACAGTGTGAAAGAGGGCACATCTAGCGCGCTTTTGAAATGTACACCGCTGAAGTGGCTCGCTGGGTATATACGGCAGTGACTTTCCTCCGCACCCCTGCAACAGTGTCCCAGAGTCCGTGACCTTTCACCTGGCAgtgaaagaaagggggggggggtggtcgtgACGAGGTTGAAAGACGTCGGCGCTGTGAGGCCGGGCCTCTGGACGAAGGCTCTGGCCAGCCCTCGTTCGTAACAGGAAGCGTCCGCATCCGCGGCCGCTGTGGGTCGACGGCCGGCTAGTCGAGCGAAGTTCGGCGAGGGGACTGGTGCCCGCAGAAGTACCGTTCAGAAGACTGCTGAGCACCGTATGTCCAGGCCCGCCATTTTGTTTAGAAATgtgtccttcctcttcctcttttccccGGTGTGTGAGACGGCGGCGCTAGGCCGAGGCTCGCGGCCCTTCCTGCGGGCTCCCCCGCGCCGCTAGTTCATCTTGGGGTAGATCTTCTCGTAGAAGAAGTTCTGCGCCAGCAGGTAGAGCTCGCCGTCCTTTTCCCGGACGGCGTGGGCGCGGACGAACTGGAACTGCTCCAGCGCGAACTCGTAGAACTCGTTCTCCATCTTCCAGATGTCCGACTGCTGCAGCTTGGCGATGGACTCCTTGGTGGGCGGCTTCTTCTCGCTCGTCTTCCTCAGGTGCGATTTCTTCCCTGCAAACGAAATGGCCAGGCTCATGAATCTTGGTCCTCTCAGCTCATTAAGGGCAACagttcaaaaatgtaaaagcctCGGTATTAAGATTTTAACGATGTGCAGTAAAAAGTACCTAGTCATATAAATGTTACAGAAGTAGTTTTGGCATCTGGGTATATggttatgtacagtatgtagcaAACTTGGACACTATGTAAATGATCTCTCTCAGAGGCGGGGccttgggtgggtgggttgggcAACTTTGGGTGGGTGGGCGTGGTCTGGGGGGTGGATGAGGCTTGGAGGGTCGTACCTGTGCGGTAGAGCTCAGTGGCACCCCGAAAGTAACGCGGCAGGGCCGCTTCCAGCATCATCACAaagtcctccagctcctccgtCACGCCCACCAGCAGGTACTCGTTGACCAGGTTGTACTTGGCCTGTTCCAGGGCCCAGTGGCTCCCCGTGTTCCTGGAGAAACACAGACTGTGAgcgcactgcacagcacacaaaacCACAGGTGTGATGCTACGCTCATAAAGACCGGCTCTCTGAGGGCCTATTGTAACTCATTACTTAGCACAGTGACCTTAAGTGGCAGTATTAATAGAGAAGAAAGATAGAAATCTTTGGGgtatttttcccctttcccccgCTGTGTCAGGCTAAGCACCTTCCTCAGGAGTACAATGGAAGTGCCCCTGCTGAGAATCGATCCTACAGTACAGTTCCTGAGGCAAAAGCCCAGTTTCCTAATCATTATGCTACAGTGCCGTCttttttttgatgcatttttcttCAGCCTTTAAAATTACCTAACCCTATAATAACAGAAACAacatacataatattaatatgaaataaCTTTTATATTTGCAGTCAAAATGGGTGGTAGGGATTCATTTAAACTACCCAGTagctgagtatgtgtgtatttgtgttggcTGAAGAAGTTCACAGGAGAGAAGTTCACAGGTGTATGATGGGAGTTTGAGTGCGAGTCACCCACCAGCACTCTGAATAGTGACCACAGAAGAAGGGAATCTGAAGCCAGAGCTTTTCAGCAGCACAGTCTGATCCTCCCGCTGATACGCACTCATCAAAGGtctgaaacacaacacacacagtgacgGAAAGGGTTAAAGCAACACACAGAATCACGGAAAGGGTTAAAGCAACACACAGAATCACGGAAAGGGTTAAAGCAACACACAGAATCACGGAAAGGGTTAAAGCAACACACAGAATCACGGAAAGGGTTAAAGCAACACACAGAATCACGGAAAGGGTTAAAGCAACACACAGAATCACGGAAAGGGTTAAAACGCCACAGAGACACAAAAAGGGGTCAAACTAAAAGGATTACTCTCTGCTATGCAGTCTTATgaaatcttgtttttaaattgtcaaacaaattaattaattaattcattcattcattcatccactcattcaaaatgaaaaacacacagtcacagaaaaGGCTGAAACGCAGCACGCACTGGCTAGCATGCCACCGTCAAAGGTCTGAAACAAAACGCTTACAGACGTCAACGGGGCTAAGAAGCAACACTCAGGAAAGGTAAGTCACATTCCTCGGATAAAAGACGCAAGTGGCGTGTGTGTCAAGTAGCTCATTGAAACGCTGCCGAATAGACTACCTGCACAAGTGTCTGGTAGCGTTTCAATGGCGTCCCTCACTGAAAGGGCAGCGCTGAATGAGGAAGAGAGTGAAGGAGGTGCGCGGAAGGACGCGGCGCCGGAgaaagagcgggagagagagagagagagtacctTCTTATCCCCCTGCTTCCTCCTCCGCAGGCCCGGCCGGTAGTCGTCCCCGAAGCGCAGGAAGTAGTAGTAAGACACCAGGCGCTCTATGGGGTCCCTGATCACATTGATGTAGATGGGCTTTCTCTTCACTCCAAACCTGAAAGAGGACAGGACAAATCGGAGATCTAATGTCTATCTCTTCACTTACAGAGAGAGACGCATACTGGAGTACAGCTTATGGTTGCAACTGAGTATGTACctaatttaaggaaaaaatagTTTGGGGCTAAACAATATAtttcaatcaaattaaatacttGTTTCAATGCTCTTGAAGAGTACTGCATTTTAATCTTTCTACCAAGTGGCGGCGCCATAGAGTAAAATATAATCCTATAAGCGTTAGAAACTGCTTAATAGCCCTAGATGCCATCCGCACCAACATTGAAATGCAAAGAACCAGACTGGATCCACGGAGTGTTTGGTGCACTGCTTGGCTTTAGCCACAAGAGGGCAGCTTCTACACAAGCAAATGATAGGCCGCAAATGAAACCATCTTCAGTATTGTTTTATCTGTATTGGATCCTGTTCTTGAAGCACAGATGCTGGGTTCTGCGATGACTACACTAAAATATTAGTTCATGCCACACAATTACCAGCAAAAACAAGGATCCGTCATATTTATACTGCGAGCATCATTTGCAACTGCAGAAAATGGCTACCGGGAAACAGCTGGGTTGTTCCAGAGTAATTTTGTGTAATTGACCATTTTACGTAGACCCGCAGCACAATCACTGACGGTCCCCTAATTCTCCTACTGGGTGACTCATTGTCCAGCCTGGAAAAAcaagctcagtttttttttccagggagaCGTTTCCTCGTTGCGACAGGCCACACGGTGGTCTGAGGCCAGAGTGTACACGCGCGGGCGAACGGCACTCACTTTGAGAAGTCCAGGAAGGCCACGTGCCCGTGATAGAAAGCCGGCTTCATCTCCCGCCAGGACGTCACGTTCCGCACGAAGCGCACCTGGGACGACAGGAGAGCGGTGAGACaaccacacccccgccccccgcgcaCATCACCTCGGCCAATGCCGACCCGCCCTGCCCCGCGTGCAATTCTTACCGACCGAACGCTGAGAAAGGAACGATTTAGACGGAGTCGCCGGGCAGCTCAGAAAATGGCCGGCCGGCCGCTCCGTGCCGCCGTCTCTTCTTCACAGTGGAGAAGCGCGGTGCAATACTCAGAGACAACGTGTTGGGAAAACACGGACACGATATTGCGGAAGAACAAGGGAAATGAGATACTTTCGCGGCAGCCAGGGCAAACAGTCTGAGCGCTGGTTCACAGCAGCATGAATACTGATGCAGAGCGATGCCTCAGGAGTTAATGCaattaaactgaataaaaatgaggcCTTCAGAGCCTGAATCAACACATGCTGCATCGACTGTCATAACTCTTTATACTCACAGTGCGGGACAGTAGATTTAACCttcttattatcattattattattattcacactGACCATTTCTTCTGAAAGATAGTATCAGTAATCCACAATGCAGCTTGTCCTTATCTGAGATTTTAGCAACCGtaaattttttcaaattcttaGGCAACAATTTATCAACAGCAGAGCTCAAGTtctgtttgaaaaagaaagaaaaggaaaaacactttTAGATTCTAGATTTAGAATGTTTACACATGCTAAGTACACTCACAGTTCAATAAAGCCAGATCCATTATGGGTATTATAAACTCCTCATTTATATGGCGTCATTATTGAGACAGATGGGCACTGGACCTAAATATATAACGTTCCAAGTCCTGGCAAAACAAATTTATCCTGTTTTCCTACATACTGCTGAAGCCTCAAGTTATTTGTTCTTAACTGCAGATTTATAATGTATTAAGACAGGGAACAGCATGGTTCCCAGGGATAAGGGCAGAGAACAGTGCTAATTCAGCAGCCACTGTCAAATCCTTCAGCCCTTCAGAATGCTTATGCAGGCTTCTTACCTACATCTAGAAACCCGTCCAGAACACGAACACAGAGGTACAACAGGACAGCAGAACAGAGTCCCTTAACAGGAAGATTaagtgctgtttgttttctgctttcCACTACAAAAGTCGAGCCTCCTCCGATGAATGCAAGCCTGCTTCCTCTGTCTATCTTAATGTTCGTCTTTGTACAATGTACAACCGTTTCACCACGTTGGAAACGGTGACACTCTCGTAATGATTACAGCGCATGAATTATGCATGAGGACGAAGAGGCAACTGCCAATCGTATCTGGCTGCGATCTAGAGTTACGGGCTGTCGTCAGCGCTGTTTCTGAAGCGCGACACCGGATTGGCCGGCCGCATTCCGCGCGGGTCCCGGCGACGGAGTCGGCGTCGGCATCGGCCAAGGTCAGGACCGTCACCGTTACGCAATCGCGAAAATGACAGCCGTCAGCTGCGGCGAAAAGATTCCACTGATGCAACCAGAAAACCGATCCCCCGGCGCCCGATATCTTCCCGACAAGATGACAGCTCGGTTATGAAATGGAATACTAAAACAAGGAAACGCAACGTAACGGCGGCATTGATCGCACGCCGTGAACGGAGTTCAGCACACGCTCAGAATTGAATTctgcaaatgtttaaatgttcatttaCGATTCTCCCCTTTCAAATATCTTCTTTGATGACTTTCTACATTTATGGAATTATGAAATTGAGAGTTGGGAGATGGAAACATCTCAAACATTTGATTAGGATATCAAATTTACTCAATTAGAAATGTGAAACAGCCTTTTTGAGCAGCAAGTTATTATGGGTAATAATTTGCAC harbors:
- the hs2st1a gene encoding heparan sulfate 2-O-sulfotransferase 1 isoform X2, whose amino-acid sequence is MGILRIIMPPKFQLLALLAFAVAMLFLENQIQKLEESRGKLELAIARHEVREVEQRHTMDGGREAAPDEGDDVVIIYNRVPKTASTSFTNIAYDLCGKNKYHVLHINTTKNNPVMSLQDQVRFVRNVTSWREMKPAFYHGHVAFLDFSKFGVKRKPIYINVIRDPIERLVSYYYFLRFGDDYRPGLRRRKQGDKKTFDECVSAGGSDCAAEKLWLQIPFFCGHYSECWNTGSHWALEQAKYNLVNEYLLVGVTEELEDFVMMLEAALPRYFRGATELYRTGKKSHLRKTSEKKPPTKESIAKLQQSDIWKMENEFYEFALEQFQFVRAHAVREKDGELYLLAQNFFYEKIYPKMN
- the hs2st1a gene encoding heparan sulfate 2-O-sulfotransferase 1 isoform X1 — protein: MRTTRKQNLMGILRIIMPPKFQLLALLAFAVAMLFLENQIQKLEESRGKLELAIARHEVREVEQRHTMDGGREAAPDEGDDVVIIYNRVPKTASTSFTNIAYDLCGKNKYHVLHINTTKNNPVMSLQDQVRFVRNVTSWREMKPAFYHGHVAFLDFSKFGVKRKPIYINVIRDPIERLVSYYYFLRFGDDYRPGLRRRKQGDKKTFDECVSAGGSDCAAEKLWLQIPFFCGHYSECWNTGSHWALEQAKYNLVNEYLLVGVTEELEDFVMMLEAALPRYFRGATELYRTGKKSHLRKTSEKKPPTKESIAKLQQSDIWKMENEFYEFALEQFQFVRAHAVREKDGELYLLAQNFFYEKIYPKMN